Proteins co-encoded in one Neodiprion lecontei isolate iyNeoLeco1 chromosome 3, iyNeoLeco1.1, whole genome shotgun sequence genomic window:
- the LOC107227430 gene encoding cAMP-dependent protein kinase type I regulatory subunit isoform X2 has translation MEEQAHDAKQQSATSPEDTEDMPAGQQGPQVPRRRGGISAEPVSEEDATSYVKKVVPKDYKTMAALSKAIAKNVLFAHLDENERSDIFDAMFPVTFLPGEPIIRQGDEGDNFYVIDQGEVEIFVNSELVTTIGEGGSFGELALIYGTRRAATVRAKTDVKLWGIDRDSYRRILMGSTIRKRKMYEEFLSRVSILESLDKWERLTVADALEPVVFDDGETIVRQGEPGEDFYIIVEGMAVVLQQRTEGEEPSEVGRLGPSDYFGEIALLLDRPRAATVVATGPLKCVKLDRARFERVLGLCADILKRNITQYNSFVSLSV, from the exons ATGGAG GAACAAGCACACGATGCAAAACAGCAGAGCGCGACGAGTCCTGAGGACACGGAAGATATGCCAGCGGGTCAACAAGGGCCGCAGGTGCCTCGGCGCCGAGGAGGAATTTCGGCAGAGCCGGTATCAGAAGAGGATGCGACCAGCTACGTTAAGAAGGTGGTGCCAAAGGACTACAAAACTATGGCTGCCTTGAGTAAAGCAATTGCAAAAAATGTACTCTTTGCTCATTTGGACGAAAACGAGAGGTCGGATATATTCGACGCGATGTTTCCCGTCACGTTTTTACCTGGCGAGCCAATCATACGCCAAG GAGACGAAGGGGACAATTTTTACGTAATTGATCAAGGCGAGGTCGAGATATTTGTCAACAGTGAGTTGGTAACAACGATAGGCGAAGGCGGCAGTTTCGGAGAACTTGCGCTAATCTACGGGACTCGGCGAGCGGCTACAGTCAGAGCAAAAACTGACGTGAAACTTTGGGGCATCGACAGAGATTCGTATCGGAGAATTCTCATGGGTTCTACTATTAGGAAACGTAAAATGTACGAGGAGTTCCTCTCCAGAGTTTCCATATTAG AATCGTTGGACAAGTGGGAAAGGTTAACGGTCGCAGACGCTTTGGAACCCGTAGTTTTCGATGATGGTGAAACGATCGTTCGGCAAGGTGAACCCGGCGAAGATTTCTATATTATTGTAGAGGGAATGGCTGTCGTTCTTCAACAACGTACAGAAGGCGAGGAACCTTCGGAAGTCGGCCGTCTTGGGCCGTCGGACTATTTTG GAGAGATTGCGCTTCTACTGGACAGGCCGCGAGCAGCTACTGTAGTTGCTACAGGGCCGTTGAAGTGTGTCAAATTAGATAGAGCACGATTTGAACGTGTATTAGGTCTCTGCGCCGATATTTTAAAACGCAACATCACCCAATATAACAGCTTCGTGTCCCTTTCCGTATAG
- the LOC107227430 gene encoding cAMP-dependent protein kinase type I regulatory subunit isoform X3, translating into MPAGQQGPQVPRRRGGISAEPVSEEDATSYVKKVVPKDYKTMAALSKAIAKNVLFAHLDENERSDIFDAMFPVTFLPGEPIIRQGDEGDNFYVIDQGEVEIFVNSELVTTIGEGGSFGELALIYGTRRAATVRAKTDVKLWGIDRDSYRRILMGSTIRKRKMYEEFLSRVSILESLDKWERLTVADALEPVVFDDGETIVRQGEPGEDFYIIVEGMAVVLQQRTEGEEPSEVGRLGPSDYFGEIALLLDRPRAATVVATGPLKCVKLDRARFERVLGLCADILKRNITQYNSFVSLSV; encoded by the exons ATGCCAGCGGGTCAACAAGGGCCGCAGGTGCCTCGGCGCCGAGGAGGAATTTCGGCAGAGCCGGTATCAGAAGAGGATGCGACCAGCTACGTTAAGAAGGTGGTGCCAAAGGACTACAAAACTATGGCTGCCTTGAGTAAAGCAATTGCAAAAAATGTACTCTTTGCTCATTTGGACGAAAACGAGAGGTCGGATATATTCGACGCGATGTTTCCCGTCACGTTTTTACCTGGCGAGCCAATCATACGCCAAG GAGACGAAGGGGACAATTTTTACGTAATTGATCAAGGCGAGGTCGAGATATTTGTCAACAGTGAGTTGGTAACAACGATAGGCGAAGGCGGCAGTTTCGGAGAACTTGCGCTAATCTACGGGACTCGGCGAGCGGCTACAGTCAGAGCAAAAACTGACGTGAAACTTTGGGGCATCGACAGAGATTCGTATCGGAGAATTCTCATGGGTTCTACTATTAGGAAACGTAAAATGTACGAGGAGTTCCTCTCCAGAGTTTCCATATTAG AATCGTTGGACAAGTGGGAAAGGTTAACGGTCGCAGACGCTTTGGAACCCGTAGTTTTCGATGATGGTGAAACGATCGTTCGGCAAGGTGAACCCGGCGAAGATTTCTATATTATTGTAGAGGGAATGGCTGTCGTTCTTCAACAACGTACAGAAGGCGAGGAACCTTCGGAAGTCGGCCGTCTTGGGCCGTCGGACTATTTTG GAGAGATTGCGCTTCTACTGGACAGGCCGCGAGCAGCTACTGTAGTTGCTACAGGGCCGTTGAAGTGTGTCAAATTAGATAGAGCACGATTTGAACGTGTATTAGGTCTCTGCGCCGATATTTTAAAACGCAACATCACCCAATATAACAGCTTCGTGTCCCTTTCCGTATAG
- the LOC107227419 gene encoding leukocyte receptor cluster member 8 homolog, which produces MSESEPVASQQKQQHQYQQQQQQLAAETMTGMTWQYPPPTHPTLYSPYAGQLYGQGYGSQGQMFYYNQGMMPGYGQTFNTQQVQQQQQQQQQTASTQNNQAKQQSQQPPVPGTPVSLDDDSDLPPLPPGPPPPSQSSQQPNNHNPQLQQPPPFVYSSFPYNGWNGIQNDHSQFNGGQIRFNLQNKKTGLGFSPSGNSGAAKKKRKRNKNLAAQFNNSFPGNNNATATSFIPGANLKSELPPLPPTQHQPPVPPPPSENPPEIVTPSLNSQTVVTAQNIPRKPAVGTTPPTAMTNTSPVGDWPDSLKNYVNRCYEKCKTGVDKDQVEIILKGKITRSANDGSLWVKDWDKEPLPSIHSERMTMTIKAQNQSLKLGNPLVVHGQGGQRKTGLSTSLGARLGARLSAGSHRRSRSRSRSRSRSRSRTRSRSRSPPFRKYRRSTSSSSNTSDRDHEHKCSSSKSKKSSRSKPSYINNNSSGGGSNNSSTSNKKMKKAKQNKSHFYSEFGLATGNGDELGSKEKLQQRAARFSDSISRNSINIKDDGATEFDFTGLHIVGTCKDLEKPYLRLTSAPAASAVRPVSVLRFSLAHVKKRWVAEQDYRYACDQLKSIRQDLTVQGIRDSFTVHVYETHARVALERGDHEEFNQCQTQLRMLYQDLGGENRTEFVAYRILYYIFTKNTQDLTTILASLTAEDKEDECIKHALKVRSAWWLGNFHVFFKLYRKTPRMAAFLMDWFIARERKNALKHMIKSYRQNLAVDFIVAELAFDSLDKFYEFVSELGLAYADPERIQVDCKTSSGNLGSW; this is translated from the exons ATGTCCGAGAGTGAACCCGTAGCGTCTCAACAAAAGCAGCAACATCAGtaccagcagcagcaacagcaactaGCCGCGGAAACGATGACGGGAATGACTTGGCAGTATCCACCTCCAACTCATCCAACTCTCTATTCGCCCTATGCagg GCAATTATATGGCCAAGGGTATGGATCTCAAGGTCAGATGTTTTACTACAACCAAGGAATGATGCCGGGTTATGGTCAGACGTTTAACACGCAACAGgtgcagcaacagcaacaacagcagcagcagacaGCATCAACTCAAAATAATCAAGCAAAGCAACAGTCACAGCAGCCGCCTGTACCTGGAACTCCCGTATCGCTTGATGATGACTCTGACCTCCCCCCTCTTCCCCCAGGACCTCCACCCCCTTCGCAGTCATCCCAACAGCCAAATAACCATAATCCGCAACTCCAGCAACCACCACCCTTCGTTTACAGCTCTTTCCCTTACAATGGTTGGAATGGAATACAAAACGATCACTCAC AATTTAATGGTGGTCAAATCCGCTTCAATCTTCAAAACAAGAAAACAGGTCTTGGCTTCAGTCCTTCAGGTAACAGCGGAGCGGCTAAGAAAAAACGTAAGAGGAATAAGAACCTGGCTGCGCAGTTCAACAATAGTTTTCCAGGAAACAATAATGCAACTGCGACCAGTTTTATTCCTGGGGCTAATCTTAAGTCAGAACTACCGCCTTTACCTCCAACTCAGCATCAACCACCCGTGCCTCCTCCACCTTCAGAAAACCCGCCGGAAATAGTGACACCTTCATTAAATTCCCAAACAGTAGTCACTGCTCAAAATATTCCTAGAAAACCGGCTGTAGGTACCACTCCCCCAACTGCTATGACAAACACGAGTCCTGTTGGTGACTGGCCTGATAGTCTAAAAAACTACGTTAATCGTTGCTACGAGAAATGCAAAACAGGCGTTGACAAGGATCAAGTTGAAATTATACTGAAGGGTAAAATAACGCGTTCTGCTAACGACGGTTCCCTGTGGGTTAAGGACTGGGATAAAGAGCCTCTACCAAGCATTCACAGCGAGCGCATGACAATGACGATAAAGGCTCAGAACCAGAGTTTGAAGCTGGGAAATCCTTTGGTGGTTCATGGACAGGGAGGCCAGCGCAAGACGGGCCTCTCTACTTCTCTTGGGGCCCGTCTTGGTGCACGTCTCTCTGCCGGCTCTCACCGTAGGTCGAGGTCGAGGTCGAGGTCGAGGTCGAGGTCGAGGTCGAGGACGAGGTCGAGGTCGCGTAGCCCTCCTTTTCGAAAGTACAGGCGAAGCACTTCTTCTTCGTCTAATACAAGCGACCGGGACCACGAGCATAAGTGTTCGTCGTCAAAGTCGAAAAAATCGAGCAGAAGTAAGCCGAGTTATATCAACAATAACAGCAGCGGCGGTGGTAGCAACAACAGCAGTACCAGCAACAAAAAGATGAAGAAGGCTAAgcaaaataaatcacatttCTATTCAGAGTTTGGTTTAGCTACAGGAAACGGAGATGAACTTGGATCCAAGGAAAAACTTCAACAGCGTGCTGCACGCTTCAGCGATTCTATTTCCAGGAACAGCATAAATATCAAGGATGATGGTGCTACTGAATTTGATTTTACAGGGCTTCACATCGTCGGTACCTGCAAGGATCTTGAAAAACCTTATTTACGCCTCACTTCT GCTCCTGCAGCTTCCGCAGTGCGGCCAGTAAGTGTGCTTCGTTTTTCTCTGGCTCACGTTAAAAAACGTTGGGTAGCTGAGCAGGACTACAGATACGCTTGCGACCAGCTGAAATCAATTCGTCAAGATTTAACAGTGCAGGGTATAAGGGATTCGTTTACAGTTCATGTTTACGAAACTCACGCTCGTGTCGCCTTAGAGCGAGGTGACCATGAAGAGTTCAACCAGTGTCAAACGCAGTTAAGAATGCTGTATCAGGATCTTGGTGGTGAAAATCGTACAGAGTTCGTAGCATACAGGATACTTTACTACATATTCACGAAAAATACACAAG ACTTGACAACAATTTTAGCATCTTTGACAGCCGAAGATAAAGAAGACGAATGCATAAAACATGCTCTAAAAGTCCGCTCGGCGTGGTGGCTGGGTAACTTCCacgtatttttcaaactgtacCGTAAAACCCCGCGAATGGCAGCCTTTCTTATGGACTGGTTCATTGCTAGGGAGCGCAAGAATGCGCTAAAACATATGATAAAATC CTACCGGCAAAATTTAGCGGTCGATTTCATCGTTGCGGAATTGGCCTTTGATTCTTTGGACAAGTTTTATGAATTTGTCTCCGAGCTTGGGTTGGCTTACGCCGACCCTGAGCGAATCCAAGTTGACTGCAAGACTAGTAGTGGTAATCTAGGTAGCTGGTAG
- the LOC107227430 gene encoding cAMP-dependent protein kinase type I regulatory subunit isoform X1 produces MAANLEEEQSLRECEEYVQRHNIQQVLKDCIVQLCVGRPENPVSFLREYFQKLEREQAHDAKQQSATSPEDTEDMPAGQQGPQVPRRRGGISAEPVSEEDATSYVKKVVPKDYKTMAALSKAIAKNVLFAHLDENERSDIFDAMFPVTFLPGEPIIRQGDEGDNFYVIDQGEVEIFVNSELVTTIGEGGSFGELALIYGTRRAATVRAKTDVKLWGIDRDSYRRILMGSTIRKRKMYEEFLSRVSILESLDKWERLTVADALEPVVFDDGETIVRQGEPGEDFYIIVEGMAVVLQQRTEGEEPSEVGRLGPSDYFGEIALLLDRPRAATVVATGPLKCVKLDRARFERVLGLCADILKRNITQYNSFVSLSV; encoded by the exons ATGGCGGCTAACCTGGAAGAGGAGCAAAGTTTGCGGGAGTGCGAGGAGTACGTTCAACGGCACAACATTCAGCAGGTTCTGAAGGACTGCATTGTCCAACTGTGCGTTGGCAGGCCCGAGAACCCAGTCTCGTTCCTACGCGAGTATTTCCAAAAACTTGAAAGG GAACAAGCACACGATGCAAAACAGCAGAGCGCGACGAGTCCTGAGGACACGGAAGATATGCCAGCGGGTCAACAAGGGCCGCAGGTGCCTCGGCGCCGAGGAGGAATTTCGGCAGAGCCGGTATCAGAAGAGGATGCGACCAGCTACGTTAAGAAGGTGGTGCCAAAGGACTACAAAACTATGGCTGCCTTGAGTAAAGCAATTGCAAAAAATGTACTCTTTGCTCATTTGGACGAAAACGAGAGGTCGGATATATTCGACGCGATGTTTCCCGTCACGTTTTTACCTGGCGAGCCAATCATACGCCAAG GAGACGAAGGGGACAATTTTTACGTAATTGATCAAGGCGAGGTCGAGATATTTGTCAACAGTGAGTTGGTAACAACGATAGGCGAAGGCGGCAGTTTCGGAGAACTTGCGCTAATCTACGGGACTCGGCGAGCGGCTACAGTCAGAGCAAAAACTGACGTGAAACTTTGGGGCATCGACAGAGATTCGTATCGGAGAATTCTCATGGGTTCTACTATTAGGAAACGTAAAATGTACGAGGAGTTCCTCTCCAGAGTTTCCATATTAG AATCGTTGGACAAGTGGGAAAGGTTAACGGTCGCAGACGCTTTGGAACCCGTAGTTTTCGATGATGGTGAAACGATCGTTCGGCAAGGTGAACCCGGCGAAGATTTCTATATTATTGTAGAGGGAATGGCTGTCGTTCTTCAACAACGTACAGAAGGCGAGGAACCTTCGGAAGTCGGCCGTCTTGGGCCGTCGGACTATTTTG GAGAGATTGCGCTTCTACTGGACAGGCCGCGAGCAGCTACTGTAGTTGCTACAGGGCCGTTGAAGTGTGTCAAATTAGATAGAGCACGATTTGAACGTGTATTAGGTCTCTGCGCCGATATTTTAAAACGCAACATCACCCAATATAACAGCTTCGTGTCCCTTTCCGTATAG
- the LOC107227428 gene encoding serine/arginine repetitive matrix protein 2 isoform X2, which translates to MSRDYDSRRRGGNGSGSSKMRMDTNVSQSRPHGESSGKRRELDNMMRKARESQSSYWNKKLLEVEERDPNRWRHSGYKELYIGGTTGGEPSRGNPRSPRSPRPRSPHSPRPRSPRPRSPRSPRERTSHANRTRVARSPSSGSTCSDRSCSVCSPKERRRVAPPSRSRSRSFSASRSRPHVKEIPASSSRVPAPRARPRSPPLPRPRTPPPAPQPPPSRHHKEYKQGKEKEAKARRKEKHHSRVLDDPRVPDPIPLMRKPVKVEKMHPNHPPPQSIQSGHPPLDSSASDDSDSSSNTSHVGPPRMTLSERFGKMAQWSVDRRDMENMRITKDGENAMKVVIEGEERIARLGYDSPPPGHYPESLLAQGPRGLESWDDVRVRYDYYKARGYLRDLTLDDYVKWEEWWYKYQEWLEAERYYEQWATNRPSGGGRKRRGRRNNNAH; encoded by the exons ATGTCGCGTGATTATGACAGCAGGAGAAGAGGTGGCAACGGTAGCGGATCGAGCAAGATGCGAATGGACACAAATGTCTCACAGTCCAGACCACACGGGGAAAGTTCTGGCAAGCGTAGAGAACTTGACAATATGATGAGAAAAGCTAGGGAGTCCCAGTCAAGTTATTGGAATAAGAAGCTGCTAGAAGTTGAAGAGCGGGATCCGAACAGGTGGCGTCACAGCGGGTACAAAGAGCTCTACATCGGTGGGACTACTGGTGGCGAGCCAAGCAGAGGAAATCCACGTAGCCCTCGGAGTCCAAGACCCCGCAGTCCTCACAGCCCTCGTCCTCGCAGCCCCAGGCCTCGGAGCCCTAGGTCACCACGCGAGAGAACTTCTCACGCTAATCGAACACGTGTAGCGCGCAGTCCAAGCTCGGGAAGCACATGTTCCGATCGATCGTGCTCAGTTTGCTCTCCCAAAGAGCGTCGCCGCGTTGCGCCACCGTCACGCTCGCGTTCTAGATCCTTTTCTGCATCCAGATCAAGGCCACACGTCAAAGAAATTCCAGCTTCTAGCTCTAGGGTACCTGCTCCAAGGGCTAGACCCCGGTCACCTCCTTTACCACGACCGCGTACTCCACCACCAGCTCCTCAGCCCCCACCGAGCAGGCATCACAAAGAGTATAAGCAGGGTAAAGAGAAGGAGGCCAAGGCCCGACGCAAGGAGAAACATCACAGCAGAGTCCTAGATGACCCGCGAGTTCCAGATCCTATACCATTG ATGCGTAAACCGGTTAAAGTTGAGAAGATGCATCCTAATCACCCTCCACCACAATCCATTCAATCTGGACATCCGCCACTGGATTCATCGGCTAGTGATGATAGCGACAGTTCTTCTAATACTTCACATGTCGGACCTCCAAGAATGACGTTGTCTGAAAG GTTTGGTAAAATGGCACAATGGAGCGTAGATAGAAGAGATATGGAGAATATGCGCATAACGAAGGATGGTGAGAACGCCATGAAAGTGGTAATAGAGGGAGAAGAAAGAATCGCTCGGCTGGGCTACGACTCACCTCCACCAGGACATTATCCAGAATCTCTTTTGGCCCAGGGGCCACGTGGTCTTGAATCATGGGACGATGTACGTGTTAGGTACGATTACTACAAGGCTCGTGGTTACCTGAGAGATCTGACGCTCGATGATTACGTTAAATGGGAAGAATGGTGGTACAAGTACCAGGAATGGCtggaagctgaacgatattACGAGCAATGGGCTACGAACCGCCCTTCCGGTGGAGGTCGTAAGAGACGTGGACGCCGCAACAACAATGCTCACTAG
- the LOC107227433 gene encoding uncharacterized protein LOC107227433, protein MSIVTEHGGKGYAPLPQSMSNTDTENEDEGVEKKSCQSTKHDSTTMQENVRFFPLDESKNLANRLKNGRNTSLGYCSDDIPIMVIDQDANNDLWKRPHMSFLRQLFLAASILLCLATIVIFLYVLPCNESNSLRPAIKNRPALLWDNTLQGMELYGPILVIPGTPRNLVMMYREQLYGDSVGKMQGSMVPLRKGGVISIHGGNGLLLWVVRLSYPPTEIVCKNLNMDKSRMPETTCLVAGEPGLISINSTTGLTQWSISASTHSKLPMLLPDIDGDGIADLLSVVISKDQKKQSPALFSGKSGSLLGQELKPECHRVYVSSLDSNDTISYLCDDSNGKQSTKTITLKELFPRIQYPKAMEKITDELNELQNPVVPSAQNSDQHIVRLTAFHQLGIEHQGTCPGDLCQTIMNITFQKDSNQPRMIWKSYGPNAYGMKPAIFTQINNPLVTGFVMKFWQWTPDSQIDKINSSIVRRTVIERTLVVIIDAAEVHPVNASQTEITQICDGTNCQPSLELQSQSLVVTDLNDDGSRELISYQTSYEFRDNLQLLKSKVEFIMLDAEVAKLTQIIIS, encoded by the exons ATGTCAATCGTTACGGAGCATGGCGGAAAAGGTTACGCGCCATTACCGCAAAGTATGAGCAATACGGATACTGAGAATGAGGATGAGGGTGTCGAGAAAAAGTCATGTCAATCTACAAAGCACGATTCAACGACGATGCAGGAGAATGTGAGATTTTTCCCTCTCGACGAATCTAAAAACCTGGCAAACAGACTGAAGAATGGTCGAAACACTAGTTTGGGGTACTGCAGCGACGATATACCGATAATGGTTATTGACCAGGATGCAAACAACGACCTGTGGAAGAGACCGCACATGTCTTTCTTACGGCAATTATTTTTGGCTGCTTCCATCCTACTCTGTCTAGCAACGATAGTCATATTTCTATACGTTCTTCCCTGCAATGAATCTAACTCGCTACGACCAGCTATCAAAAATCGCCCAGCCTTACTCTGGGACAACACTCTTCAAGGCATGG AATTATACGGACCCATCCTAGTTATTCCTGGCACCCCACGAAACCTAGTAATGATGTATCGAGAACAACTATATGGGGACTCAGTTGGAAAAATGCAAGGGTCAATGGTGCCACTTCGAAAAGGTGGAGTAATTTCGATACACGGAGGTAATGGTTTACTTCTTTGGGTTGTTCGGCTGTCATACCCGCCAACAGAGATAGTTTGCAAAAATCTTAACATGGATAAATCCAGAATGCCAGAAACCACCTGTCTAGTCGCAGGAGAGCCAGGACTGATCAGCATTAATTCAACTACTGGGTTGACGCAGTGGAGCATTAGCGCGTCTACTCATTCAAAGCTGCCTATGCTTTTACCTGATATTGATGGTGATGGAATCGCCGATCTATTAAGTGTTGTGATATCTAAGGACCAGAAGAAACAAAGTCCAGCTTTATTCTCTGGAAAAAGTGGATCACTGCTGGGTCAAGAACTGAAACCAGAGTGTCATCGTGTATACGTTTCCAGCTTAGATTCAAATGATACAATATCTTACCTCTGTGATGACTCTAATGGAAAAC AATCCACGAAAACAATAACCCTCAAGGAGTTGTTCCCTAGGATACAGTATCCTAAGGCCATGGAGAAGATAACTGATGAACTGAACGAGTTACAAAACCCTGTTGTTCCGTCCGCGCAAAATTCGGATCAGCATATTGTGCGCCTAACTGCGTTTCACCAGCTGGGAATAGAACATCAAGGAACATGTCCTGGTGATCTTTGTCAAACAATAATGAACATCACTTTTCAAAAGGACTCAAACCAGCCGCGTATGATTTGGAAGAGTTACGGACCAAACGCATACGGAATGAAGCCGGCCATTTTCACACAGATTAACAATCCACTCGTGACGGGGTTTGTGATGAAATTCTGGCAATGGACTCCAGATTCacaaatagataaaataaactCGAGCATTGTGCGGCGTACGGTAATCGAGCGAACATTGGTAGTGATAATAGATGCGGCTGAGGTTCACCCTGTAAATGCAAGCCAGACTGAAATCACTCAAATATGCGATGGTACAAATTGCCAGCCAAGTTTGGAGCTACAAAGCCAATCACTCGTCGTTACCGACCTGAACGACGACGGATCTAGAGAATTAATCAGCTATCAAACTTCGTATGAATTTCGCGATAATCTGCAATTACTTAAATCAAAGGTCGAGTTCATTATGCTCGATGCCGAGGTAGCAAAATTAACGCAGATTATAATATCGTAA
- the LOC107227428 gene encoding serine/arginine repetitive matrix protein 1 isoform X1 — protein sequence MRLEPPARFLPSLNHLLSELTCSIISQELLDPHFYYTPPSHYHIINRFCGKVYLAEMSRDYDSRRRGGNGSGSSKMRMDTNVSQSRPHGESSGKRRELDNMMRKARESQSSYWNKKLLEVEERDPNRWRHSGYKELYIGGTTGGEPSRGNPRSPRSPRPRSPHSPRPRSPRPRSPRSPRERTSHANRTRVARSPSSGSTCSDRSCSVCSPKERRRVAPPSRSRSRSFSASRSRPHVKEIPASSSRVPAPRARPRSPPLPRPRTPPPAPQPPPSRHHKEYKQGKEKEAKARRKEKHHSRVLDDPRVPDPIPLMRKPVKVEKMHPNHPPPQSIQSGHPPLDSSASDDSDSSSNTSHVGPPRMTLSERFGKMAQWSVDRRDMENMRITKDGENAMKVVIEGEERIARLGYDSPPPGHYPESLLAQGPRGLESWDDVRVRYDYYKARGYLRDLTLDDYVKWEEWWYKYQEWLEAERYYEQWATNRPSGGGRKRRGRRNNNAH from the exons atgaGATTAGAACCACCTGCTAGATTCTTACCGTCCTTAAATCATCTTCTCTCAGAATTAACGTGTTCAATAATCTCACAGGAGTTGTTGGATCCTCACTTTTACTACACGCCTCCTTCTCATTACCACATTATCAACAGATTTTGTGGAAAAGTCTACTTAG CTGAGATGTCGCGTGATTATGACAGCAGGAGAAGAGGTGGCAACGGTAGCGGATCGAGCAAGATGCGAATGGACACAAATGTCTCACAGTCCAGACCACACGGGGAAAGTTCTGGCAAGCGTAGAGAACTTGACAATATGATGAGAAAAGCTAGGGAGTCCCAGTCAAGTTATTGGAATAAGAAGCTGCTAGAAGTTGAAGAGCGGGATCCGAACAGGTGGCGTCACAGCGGGTACAAAGAGCTCTACATCGGTGGGACTACTGGTGGCGAGCCAAGCAGAGGAAATCCACGTAGCCCTCGGAGTCCAAGACCCCGCAGTCCTCACAGCCCTCGTCCTCGCAGCCCCAGGCCTCGGAGCCCTAGGTCACCACGCGAGAGAACTTCTCACGCTAATCGAACACGTGTAGCGCGCAGTCCAAGCTCGGGAAGCACATGTTCCGATCGATCGTGCTCAGTTTGCTCTCCCAAAGAGCGTCGCCGCGTTGCGCCACCGTCACGCTCGCGTTCTAGATCCTTTTCTGCATCCAGATCAAGGCCACACGTCAAAGAAATTCCAGCTTCTAGCTCTAGGGTACCTGCTCCAAGGGCTAGACCCCGGTCACCTCCTTTACCACGACCGCGTACTCCACCACCAGCTCCTCAGCCCCCACCGAGCAGGCATCACAAAGAGTATAAGCAGGGTAAAGAGAAGGAGGCCAAGGCCCGACGCAAGGAGAAACATCACAGCAGAGTCCTAGATGACCCGCGAGTTCCAGATCCTATACCATTG ATGCGTAAACCGGTTAAAGTTGAGAAGATGCATCCTAATCACCCTCCACCACAATCCATTCAATCTGGACATCCGCCACTGGATTCATCGGCTAGTGATGATAGCGACAGTTCTTCTAATACTTCACATGTCGGACCTCCAAGAATGACGTTGTCTGAAAG GTTTGGTAAAATGGCACAATGGAGCGTAGATAGAAGAGATATGGAGAATATGCGCATAACGAAGGATGGTGAGAACGCCATGAAAGTGGTAATAGAGGGAGAAGAAAGAATCGCTCGGCTGGGCTACGACTCACCTCCACCAGGACATTATCCAGAATCTCTTTTGGCCCAGGGGCCACGTGGTCTTGAATCATGGGACGATGTACGTGTTAGGTACGATTACTACAAGGCTCGTGGTTACCTGAGAGATCTGACGCTCGATGATTACGTTAAATGGGAAGAATGGTGGTACAAGTACCAGGAATGGCtggaagctgaacgatattACGAGCAATGGGCTACGAACCGCCCTTCCGGTGGAGGTCGTAAGAGACGTGGACGCCGCAACAACAATGCTCACTAG